One stretch of Salarias fasciatus chromosome 19, fSalaFa1.1, whole genome shotgun sequence DNA includes these proteins:
- the ngb gene encoding neuroglobin: MEKLSGKDKELIRGSWESLGKNKVPHGVVMFSRLFELDPALLSLFHYNTNCGSTQDCLSSPEFLDHVTKVMLVIDAAVSHLDDLHSLEDFLLNLGRKHQAVGVHTQSFAVVGESLLYMLQCSLGQAYTAPLRQAWLNMYSIVVAAMSRGWAKNGEDKAD, from the exons ATGGAGAAGCTGTCCGGGAAAGACAAGGAGCTGATCCGAGGCAGCTGGGAGAGCCTGGGCAAGAATAAAGTTCCTCATGGAGTCGTCATGTTCTCCAG ACTGTTTGAGCTGGACCCTGCGCTCCTCAGCCTCTTCCACTACAACACCAACTGCGGCTCCACGCAGGACTGCCTCTCCAGCCCGGAGTTCCTGGACCACGTCACCAAG GTGATGCTCGTCATCGACGCGGCGGTCAGCCACCTGGACGACCTTCACTCTCTGGAGGACTTCCTGCTCAACCTGGGGAGGAAGCATCAGGCAGTGGGAGTCCACACTCAGTCGTTTGCT GTGGTGGGTGAATCCCTCCTCTACATGCTGCAGTGCAGTCTGGGCCAGGCCTACACGGCGCCGCTGCGTCAAGCCTGGCTCAACATGTACAGCATCGTGGTGGCGGCGATGAGCCGAGGCTGGGCCAAGAACGGCGAGGACAAGGCCGACTGA
- the fam161b gene encoding protein FAM161B → MSKSEELLEDGGRPELTLQQYVKALREELRQQLQETERRQEEELQRRIHQNALLSTERPPPALASSTSRERCPVRTQPRERCASCKTTQEIREEEATAECQKKFCALPVPGHVGRPVYREMMELRERERKQRNQERRLFLLSTLKPFGFQEREKEKREKLLAASEQVAEEQKNSVTPARKPPSRDMKHSPDAEPEERQAVIRKVHTQTAAVRQETPTRSGSPKLRTAERTRRERLGFLDQTLSFQPKIIREVPDFSRLHKALQKEAPQKTASKDGIKCQPFNLRTAELPARKSRLSLETSQVPKISNLSRSKSLGALTSISAATLPTYITDAVRKRSEVIRRSVEMRESRNQESERWLKSYQLRSEAMRKTVARHAKLLDPHSSLKEVYNEKLQRHRAADQQRMREYARELGLMRARVRERPYLFEQVKQKTARAQAEQIFRNTLQKASLKEEFVEETAEAHSCEDDTDTSDSGAPHREENVDDGEKIEDVEEKSVKSKGEEMP, encoded by the exons ATGTCGAAGTCAGAGGAGTTGCTGGAAGATGGAGGCCGACCTGAGCTCACGCTGCAGCAGTACGTGAAAGCTCTGAGAGAGGAActgaggcagcagctgcaggagacggagaggagacaagaagaagagctgcagaggagaatTCATCAGAACGCCCTCCTGTCAACAGAGAGGCCTCCTCCAGCCCTGGCTTCCTCGACCAGCCGCGAGCGCTGCCCTGTCAGGACTCAGCCTCGCGAGCGCTGCGcttcatgcaaaacaacccAGGAGATCCGAGAGGAGGAGGCCACGGCGGAGTGTCAGAAGAAGTTCTGCGCCCTCCCCGTCCCCGGCCACGTCGGCCGGCCCGTCTACCGGGAGATGATggagctgagagagagggagaggaagcagcgcaaccaggAGAGGAGGCTCTTCTTGCTCTCCACGCTAAAGCCTTTCGGCttccaggagagagagaaggagaagagagagaagctgctggcAGCGTCAGAACAAGTCGCAGAGGAGCAGAAAAACAGTGTCACACCTGCGAGGAAGCCTCCTTCCAGAGACATGAAACATTCCCCAGACGCCGAACCAGAAG AGCGTCAGGCAGTGATCAGGAAAGTCCACACTCAGACCGCCGCAGTGCGACAGGAGACCCCCACTCGAAGCGGCAGCCCTAAACTCCGCACCGCCGAGCGCACCAGGAGGGAACGGCTGGGCTTCCTGGACCAGACGCTCAGCTTCCAGCCGAAGATCATCCGGGAGGTGCCCGACTTCAGCAGGCTGCACAAGGCCCTGCAGAAAGAGGCGCCGCAGAAAACAGCAAGTAAGGACGGGATAAAGTGTCAACCCTTCAACCTGAGGACGGCAGAGCTCCCTGCAAGGAAGAGCAGGCTGAGTCTGGAAACCTCCCAG GTACCAAAAATAAGTAATCTGAGTAGGAGCAAGTCTCTCGGCGCCCTAACGTCCATCTCCGCAGCCACTCTCCCCACGTACATTACAGACGCAGTGAGGAAGCGCAGCGAAGTGATCAGGCGA TCAGTggagatgagagagagcaggaacCAGGAGAGCGAGCGCTGGCTGAAGAGCTACCAGCTGAGATCCGAAGCCATGAGGAAGACGGTCGCCCGCCACGCCAAGCTGCTGGATCCTCACAGCAGCTTGAAAGAAGTGTATAATGAGAAGCTGCAGCGCCATCG GGCGGCCGATCAACAAAGGATGAGAGAGTACGCCAGAGAGCTAGGGCTCATGAGGGCCCGGGTGAGAGAACGCCCTTATTTGTTTGAACAGGTGAAACAA AAAACTGCGAGGGCTCAAGCAGAGCAGATCTTCAGGAACACGCTCCAGAAAGCCAGCCTGAAGGAGGAATTCGTCGAAGAAACGGCTGAAGCACACAGCTGTGAAGACGATACGGACACCTCAGACAGCGGCGCTCCTCACAG GGAAGAAAATGTAGACGACGGGGAGAAAATTGAAGATGTGGAAGAGAAGAGCGTGAAGTCCAAAGGGGAAGAAATGCCATGA
- the coq6 gene encoding ubiquinone biosynthesis monooxygenase COQ6, mitochondrial encodes MMHKLSRAPLALQGLSRCFITEKHSASVKIARRGLVCAKHVGDAGDNEVYDVIISGGGMVGSTMACSLGMDPNLEGKKILLLEAGNKKVMDKVPDTYSTRVSSISPGSATLLSGIGAWERITNMRCKPYKKMQVWDACSDALITFDKENLQDEMAYIVENDIVVAAVTRQLDSLSDNVEVKYRSKVVKYSWPMPHLAADSIPWVEVTLASGETLQTKLLIGADGPNSMVRRELGIPTVKWNYDQSAVVAVLHLSEPTENNVAWQRFLPTGPIAMLPLSDTQSSLVWSTSHQRAEELLELDEESFVDAINSAFWKTDNQTQLVQTAGSMFRGALSAIMPSSGSPRQLPPSVSGIGPKSRVMFPLGMGHASEYVRHRVALIGDAAHRVHPLAGQGANLGFGDVACLTQLLSQAAFNGKDLGAMQHLLEYETERQRHNLPMMAAIDLMKRLYSTNAAPVVLLRTFGLQATNMLPTLKEQIMAFASK; translated from the exons ATGATGCACAAGCTGAGCAGGGCTCCGCTGGCCTTACAGGGACTGAGCCGCTGTTTCATAACAGAGAAGCACTCAGCCTCAGTAAAGATCGCCAGGAGAGGACTTGTGTGTGCAAAACACGTGGGCGATGCCGGCGACAATGAGGTTTATGATGTGATTATATCCGGGGGAGGGATGGTTGGATCTACAATGGCTTGCTCCCTAG GCATGGATCCCAACTTGGAGGGAAAGAAGATCCTGCTGCTGGAAGCAGGCAACAAGAAAGTTATGGACAAGGTCCCAGACACCTACAGCACCAGAGTGAGCTCCATCAGTCCGGGCTCTGCAACCCTCCTCAGTG GTATTGGAGCGTGGGAGCGAATCACAAACATGAGGTGTAAACCCTACAAAAAGATGCAG GTTTGGGACGCCTGCTCCGATGCCCTGATCACATTCGAtaaggagaacctgcaggacgAGATGGCCTACATCGTGGAGAACGACATCGTGGTGGCGGCCGTCACCAGGCAGCTGGACAGCCTTTCTG ATAACGTCGAGGTGAAGTACAGGTCCAAAGTGGTGAAGTACTCGTGGCCGATGCCCCACCTCGCCGCAGACTCCATCCCCTGGGTGGAGGTCACGCTGGCCAGCGGAGAGACTCTCCAGACCAAACTGCTG ATCGGTGCCGATGGACCCAATTCGATGGTGCGGCGCGAGTTGGGGATACCGACGGTGAAGTGGAACTACGACCAGTCGGCTGTGGTCGCTGTGCTGCACCTCTCAGAG cccACAGAGAACAACGTGGCATGGCAGCGCTTCCTCCCCACCGGACCCATAGCCATGCTCCCG CTGTCGGACACGCAGAGCTCCCTGGTGTGGTCGACCAGCCACCAGCGcgccgaggagctgctggagctggacgaGGAGAGCTTCGTGGACGCCATCAACTCGGCCTTC tggAAAACTGACAACCAGACTCAGCTCGTCCAGACGGCCGGCTCCATGTTCCGCGGCGCCCTGTCCGCCATCATGCCGTCCTCGGGTTCGCCCCGGCAGCTGCCGCCCAGCGTGTCCGGGATCGGCCCGAAGAGCCGGGTCATGTTCCCTCTGGGCATGGGCCACGCGTCGGAATACGTCCGGCACAGGGTGGCTCTCATCGG ggatGCAGCCCATCGGGTCCATCCTCTGGCGGGTCAGGGAGCCAACCTGGGCTTTGGGGATGTGGCTTGCCTCACACAGCTCCTGAGCCAGGCGGCCTTTAACGGGAAGGACCTGG GAGCGATGCAGCACCTGTTGGAGTACGAAACGGAGCGCCAGCGGCACAACCTGCCCATGATGGCCGCCATCGACCTCATGAAGCGGCTGTACTCCACCAACGCGGCGCCCGTGGTTCTCCTACGCACCTTCGGCCTGCAGGCCACCAACATGCTCCCCACGCTCAAA GAGCAGATCATGGCGTTTGCCAGCAAGTGA
- the entpd5a gene encoding ectonucleoside triphosphate diphosphohydrolase 5, with protein sequence MATPSLLLSVCVWLLTGSLPAQATYYRHHRYIPHYRYREHSANTENLLPEVSNPRRGVSRHVVPTYPRIPEVFHPAPEVVHPIPEAFHPVPEVLHPAPHPYQPPQVRQPAPHVPSPGESTSRIFYGIMFDAGSTGTRIHIYKFIQKDPVELPVLDNEMYHAVKPGLSAYKDNPEEGGNTVRQLLKIAKKTVPEDDWSRTPVVLKATAGLRLLPEDKAHALLREVREVFDESPFFVPNNSVTIMNGTNEGVLAWVTVNFLTGHLYSNTRRTVGILDLGGGSTQITFLPKSKKTVQSAPPSYIAQFSLFNNTYQLYTHSYLGNGLYAARLATLGALGADGLDWKVFTSSCLPKKFREDVTFGGTTYKVSGIPDGYAGYKLCYYEVMRVIKGIVHQPYEVKGSSVFYAFSYYFDRAVESGLIDGSRGGSIEVRDFKKRAKEVCNKMTKYRAISPFLCMDMTYITCLLKEGFGFKDSTVLQLAKKVNNVETSWALGATFDYFRNLNIH encoded by the exons ATGGCCACCCcgagcctcctcctctccgtgtGCGTGTGGCTCCTCACCGGGAGCCTCCCGGCGCAGGCGACGTACTACCGGCACCACCGCTACATCCCCCACTACCGCTACCGGGAGCACTCCGCCAACACCGAGAACCTCCTCCCGGAGGTCTCCAACCCGCGGCGGGGGGTGTCCCGGCACGTCGTGCCCACCTACCCCCGGATCCCCGAGGTCTTCCACCCCGCGCCCGAAGTCGTGCACCCCATCCCGGAGGCTTTCCACCCGGTGCCCGAGGTGCTGCACCCCGCTCCTCACCCGTACCAGCCTCCTCAGGTGCGCCAGCCCGCACCGCACGTGCCCTCCCCGGGAGAAAGCACCAGTCGTATTTTCTATGGGATCATGTTTGACGCCGGGAGCACCGGCACCAGGATCCACATCTATAAGTTCATCCAGAAAGACCCCG TTGAGCTGCCAGTCCTGGACAATGAAATGTACCACGCAGTGAAACCGGGACTCTCGGCTTATAAGGACAACCCTGAAGAG GGAGGCAACACCGTCCGCCAGCTGCTGAAGATCGCCAAGAAGACGGTGCCGGAGGACGACTGGTCCAGGACCCCTGTGGTCCTGAAAGCCACAGCGGGTCTCCGTCTGCTGCCTGAAGACAAGGCCCACGCTCTTCTGCGGGAG GTACGGGAGGTGTTCGACGAGTCGCCTTTTTTCGTGCCGAACAACAGCGTCACTATCATGAATGGGACAAATGAAG GAGTCCTGGCCTGGGTCACGGTGAACTTCCTTACAG GTCACTTGTACTCCAACACGAGGAGGACAGTGGGGATTCTGGATCTGGGTGGAGGATCCACACAGATCACATTCCTTCCGAAGTCAAAG AAAACCGTCCAGTCTGCTCCGCCGAGCTACATCGCCCAGTTCAGCCTCTTCAACAACACATatcagctctacacacacag CTACCTTGGTAATGGACTTTATGCTGCCCGCCTGGCGACTCTTGGAGCTTTGGGAGCGGATG GCCTGGATTGGAAAGTCTTCACAAGTTCCTGCCTCCCGAAAAAGTTCAGAGAAGATGTGACTTTTGGAGGAACCACCTATAAAGTTAGCGGGATTCCAGACG gttaCGCTGGCTACAAGCTGTGCTACTACGAGGTCATGAGGGTCATCAAAGGCATCGTGCACCAGCCCTACGAGGTGAAGGGCAGCAGCGTCTTCTACGCCTTCTCCTACTACTTCGACCGGGCGGTGGAGTCCGGGCTCATCG aCGGCAGTCGAGGTGGTTCCATTGAAGTCCGGGACTTTAAGAAGAGAGCCAAAGAAG tgtgcAACAAAATGACCAAGTACCGAGCGATCAGCCCTTTCCTCTGCATGGATATGACATATATCACTTGCCTGCTAAAGGAGGGCTTTGGCTTCAAGGACAGCACTGTGCTGCAG CTGGCTAAGAAGGTGAACAACGTGGAGACGAGCTGGGCCCTGGGCGCGACCTTCGACTACTTCAGGAACCTCAACATCCACTGA